GCTATTTGGtttatctgatatatatatatatatatatatatatatatatatatatatatatgtatatatatatatccatgcacTACAATTTaattcaaccaaaaaaaaaaaaaaaagaaagaaagaaaaagtaaagaaaatgaatgaaaaggaaTGAAGTACTGAAATTTGCTGCAAAGTAAAAATATTGTACAATATTATAGAAACCCATTGTAAAGGTCATATATGATACATTTATATTACATGTAGaaaataaactgggtgtggtggtacattcctttaatcccaggactcagaaggcagaagcaggctgtaaattcaaggctagcctgttctacatagtgataTCCTATTTCAAATTTCCCAGATAGCAAACCTTTACAGACGCAAAGCCTGAAAATTGTTGGCTAAAGTTGGAAGGATTGGGAGTTATAACTAAAAGCAATCTTCTCACGAGTGGTGAAAATGTTCTCAAACTAATGGTTGCCCCAATTGTGAATATACTAAAAGCCACTAAAGGAATAGTTCCATTGGGTGTGTGTCACAAGACAATCATGCAAGGGATTGTTCAACACACCCTGCTATGATATTTggaacagctgagccatttcaaGCTACTTCCATTTCCTAGTTTTCTGGTTTACTCCTTTAACAATCACATATAGCTCTCTCCCCGGAAAAGTGGTGACTTTTCAAAATATACATCATAGCTAAGAATGAACGTGTGTGTTGCATAGCTGACGTTCGATAAGCTCTATCGTGCAGGTAGGTACACAAAGGCACGTATACAAATACACACCGTGCCTTTCAGAAGATTCTGGACGAACCAGTCTCAGTGCCCCTGATCCTTGTCCTCCAGGATTCTCTAGCTCTAGGATAGGAGGAGCCGCACAGCAGCTCGCAACACCAGTGGACAAAAGTCCCGCCCCTACGAACCAGATTTGAGGAAACCATAAGAGGGGGGCCCGGTGATTGAGTCTTTAGGTAATTGTGGGTCCAAGTACCAGGTCAGCTCCGAACACTGTAAGCGGCACCGCCCTCGGACAAACCCAGAGAACAATGCATCCAGCCCTGCCCACAGCGACCGAGCCGCGCCCAGGCGGTAGCCAGCCTGCCGGGAAATGTAGTTTCTGAAGCACAACTCGCGCAACCGCCCGCCACCTCGGAGCTCCGCAAAACTACAAATCCCGTCACGCCCCGCGACGCCCGCTCGCCAGCTTTTGCCGGAAGGGATCGTGGCTGACATGGCGGAGGACCTGCAGGGCGGCGGTGCGGGTGGCCCACAGCACCCTGTCCCCAGTGCGAGCCACAGCAGCTTTCCAGAATACGAGCTTCCCGAGCTGCACACGCGCGTGTTCCACGTGGGCTCCTTTGGGGAGCTGTGGCGCGGCCGGCTCGGAGCCCAGGATTTGTCCCTGAGCGAACCGCAGGCAGCCGAGCAGCCGACGGACGGAGGGGCATCCAACGACGGCTTTGAGGATGCTGCAGTAGCCAGCGATCTGGGCTGCAGTCTGGAGGCAGCGGCAGAGCTGAGGGTCGTGTGCGGGTGAGTGTGCGGCCTCGGGGCTCTGCGTGGATCCCGTAGGGCGCAGCCTCGGCCCTGCACTTCTCGGGGACCCTAACCTTCGTCCCCCTAAACCCTTTCCGGAAGGCCGGAAGAGGTCCTAGGGTCCAAAAGCACTTTCCTGAGGGTGGATCCAGTAACGGGACACTACAACTGCACAAAAGACTTCTATTCTCTGATCTTTAAAGTGCTTGTTGAAGTAACAGCGGTATATATCTGTCATTTGGACAATGGAAGTACCTGAGGATGGAGGATATTTGGACAATGGAAGTACCTAAGAATGGAGGAGACTTACACAGAGCAGGGTTGAAACCTTGATTAACCGTGGTCTCTAGCGGTCCTCATGAATATGTTATTACTAAAATTTCCCTAAAAGTTTCTTACCTGGAAGTAGAGATATTAAAAACTAACTTGTAGCGGTCCTTCTCCTTTTGACAGTACTGGCTGTCCTCAAATGAACATACAACCTCTTCGGTATAACACTGGCACAAAAACCATTGTCTTGAATTCTGGCCTCTTTTGAGCTGCCTGCTGGATTTCATAAGACTTAATTATTCAATGATGTATTTAGGACAAGCTCTGACCCGCTGTTGAAAAATGCATGGCTGATCATAAAAcattgcttttcctttctccctttcccaacCTCCCTCTCTCTAAGCCTTGATAAACTGAGGTGCCTCGGGGAAGATGAAGACCCAGAAGTCATCCCGGCGAACACTGACCTAGTGACTTTATGgtatgattttttgttttgttatatgcTGTTTGTTttggtgctggagatgaaacACGACCTACCACTAAACTACAGTTAGCCTTTCTGCTGTTTATCTGAACACTCTCAATGTACTCTACCACTTAAATTCAACCGTTAGTTTGGTGTCCTGGCTTttggctgtaatcccagccctcaggaggctgagtcaaAACTGATGTAAGTTAGAGGTTAGCCTtagctacctagtgagttcaacGATAATTGATGActggttgttgtggttgttgttgttggacaTTTGGACAtcctttctttagctctttgACTATGGgatacagttgtgtgtgtgttttccccagGCTCTTCCGTTCAGTAAATCACAGATAGTGTGCTAATTTACCCATCAGTATGTAGCTCCAAAAGTACCACTCCACAATCAGggtgatattcttttttttttttagatttatttatttgccgggcgtggtggcacacgcctttaatcccagcactcgggaggcagaggcaggtggatttctgagttcgaggNNNNNNNNNNNNNNNNNNNNNNNNNNNNNNNNNNNNNNNNNNNNNNNNNNNNNNNNNNNNNNNNNNNNNNNNNNNNNNNNNNNNNNNNNNNNNNNNNNNNNNNNNNNNNNNNNNNNNNNNNNNNNNNNNNNcagatcccattacagatgcttgtgagccgcTATGTAgctgctagaaattgaactcaggacctctggaagagcagtcagtgctcttaaccactgagccatctctccagccccagggtgaTATTCTTACatctaaagaaaaacattaagaaCACAAAATCCCTAATATTCACTAATATCCATTACATATTcgaatttgcatttatttttgaatGTAGACTTTATCTACTTAGATTTGGAATGTAAACTTAAACACTCAGTGTGtctcaaaatacccatggtaaAGAAGGAATgatgacatacacctttaatctcagggaggcaggaacaggcatatctctgaatttgaggccagcctggtctatctacatactgagttccaggccagccagggctaaatgatgtctcaaaaacagaaacaagcaccattgttttgcttcttaatttttaatcttcaatggagtcattttatttgtaaaattctataaaaatgaaTTCCTAATCCTGGGGCGGTGGctaagcactcaggaggactGAGCTAAACCCATCACCATGAAGTCAAGGCCAgactaagttccaggccagcttgaatTAAATGTTAGATCCTGactcaaatataataaaataataataatcccatcttaaatgtaataataacaataaattactaaagaggaaaaattaaaccaaaatgctAATGTAACAGAAGTCCAATTTTTATTGTGAAATGCAGACATAAAAATGCTGTCACCTTGTAAAAGTTTCTAAGTGCTTACTTTCATTTTGCAGATTGCATAACTTCTGGTTTGTAGCCTCAGCTGTATTCTGTCATTCCTGAGTCCTTCTGTTATTCCTATCAAGTATTTGTAGGGAGGGGGTaggtttgtatatatttgtgtttgtatatatttctgtgtatttatgtattcatgttttgattgtgtgtttatgtgtgtgtttatgtatccatgttttgtttgtgtgtgtgtgtgtgttcatgttttgtgtatatttgtgtgattGTTGACAATAGAGTATTCCTCAGCTAGGGTTGGAAAGCTATTGTATTTAAAACTTAAGAAATTaatcctagccgggcgtggtggtgcacgtctttaatcccagcactcgggaggcagaggcaggcagatttctgagttcgaggccagcctggtctacaaagtaagttccaggatagccagggctatacagagaaaccctgtctcaaaaaactggaaaaaaaaaaaaaatcctaataatCTTGTAAAATGTTGGACTTTTTTGCAAAAGTCTAAATCTAGCCCTATGTTTGTCTTCCCTAAAACTCTTTCATTCAGTAACTCAAAATAAGGATAAATATCTAGCCAGGGCGATCGATGGTTCATGtgtgtaatcccagtatttgagagacTTAGGAATGAGGATTACCAGAAAGTCCAGGCAGGCTAACCTGGTTGACAGGAATAGGTTCCAGACTTTctctataaaatgaaacaaaaggtcCCTTAAGTATaagttttgctactgttttctAATAAAGAGCCTTCTTGTCAGGCATTGAcgagagaaggaagacaaatgtCAGAAATTGGTTCTTGCTGTGTGCCATCCTTTTTTCATAAAACGCTAAATAACTTTAgtatttaagggttttttgttgttgttgttgttgttaaagattgcttctccctccgtccctctctccctccctccctccctccctcccttcctcccttccttcctttttttggaactcactctgtagatgaggctgactTGAACTCCAACATTCATGTTTCTCTACATCTATCTCTCCAACTCCCCGTATTTACTATTTAAACCAGGTTTTAATTTCTGCAATCAGAAATTAATACCACTCACGGTAATGGTAAAATCTGTCCCTCAAACCTTGTATTCACCCTCCTCACTGGTCTGGCTTACAAAGCACTGTTTACTGCTTTAATGTACCGTTCAAAGGATAAAACAAACTGTCAGagttttggaggaaagaaagaaccacAAAATTGTAAGATTCACAACTGTCAACCAAATTaggaatgttttaaaagttgattttggCGGgacgtggtggcgtacgcctttaatcccagcactcgggaggcagaggcaggcggatttctgaattcgagttccaggacagtcagggctatacagagaaaccctgtctcgaaaaccaaaaaaaaaaaaagttgatttttgAGCTACCAAGATGCATTAGCCATGAGATCTAAGAGCCTTGGTTAACAGTCCATATTATGAAGGCTTTCTGACATttgtcttctttccctcttcaatGCCTGACAAGAAGGTTCTTTATTAGAAAACAGCAGCAAGACTTACACTTCAGGGACCTTTCGTTTTGAGAACCAGCTCCACGTAAATCCTCTGACCGCCCTACGTCCACCATAGCATGAGGCCACACTCCAGTCCACGGAGTAAACAGAGAACTGtaagaactaaaataaatcaaACCAAGTAAAACCTTAGCCTGTGTtagacagacaggaaaaaaaaaaaaaaaagcaccattaAAATAGGAATCTTGTAAAAATCCAAGTACCACAAAGGCACAGGAGGAAATGAGACTCCAAAGAGAACTTACtgcagagagagactgagattaGCCTGCGAGATGAGTGCGGTAAAATTGGAGCTTAAACTCATAGAAAGTGAAAGGAAACTGACAGAATGTTTATGTGGCAGAAGCAGACAAAAACATCCCATGGGAAAATGAGGGGAAGGGATGTGAACCAGTAATTTACAATTAAAAAGTATAGAAAAAATACTGTATGTGGACCACAGTTCCAACCCCTTCTAGttctgagaggcagaggtggagggtcAGTACCTGGACTATGGAAttaaatcttgtctcaaaagacccCCCAAATAAAGATGTAGTTGGTGGCAAAACACTGGCTGAGCATGCACAAGGCACTGGCTCTGACCCCCTGTTCCAGAGTCAGGAACAAAACTGAAACCACTGATTTGCTCTGACTACCTTGGGACATAAAAACAAGAAGTGTAGTCACAGCAGAGAGGAGTCAAGCATGCCACACTTGTTTGGTCCCTACTCACGTGTTCCATGCCCTCACCTGTACCCCACACCCCTGCAGAGAGCCGGTCTCTCTAGCTTTGGTTCACTGTTCCATGCCCTCACCTGTACCCCACACCCCTGCAGAGAGCCGGTCTCCAGCTTCGGTTCACTGTTTGTCCAGATCAGTGGGTGCTTGTGCAGTTTATTGCCTATATCAGGCAGAGTCCAAGTAAGAGAAAAAACAGCGCTCACCTTGATGGAGGCTGGTTAATCTGAAGGGCTGTTAACTGTGGCTAGGCAGAGTGGctcctgcctgtaatctcagcactcaggtctGAGAGGTAGGAGGGTCcctgtaagtttgagaccagccggACCACACAGAGAGTTCCTGTACAGCCTGGGTTATTggacaaaaacataacaaaacaaaaaactttaggAAGGATCAGAACAGTGAGGCGTTGACAGAATAACAAAGGGACTGGGAATAGGTGGTAGAGCAGATAGATGTAAGGGGCGTCCTACCCTAGGGCGGAGAGTGCTGAAGGAGGTCCTTTCTTCCCCTAGACTAAGACCCACAGCCTTTAAGAGAGGGCCTGCCCGGGTTTCCCTAAGTGGCAGTGACTTGGCTTTGTTAGAAATCTATGTGCCAGGAAGAGCTGTTGAGGGCATCTGGTGGGAAGGGAAGCCACTGGGTACTAGGTCAGCGCAGAAGTTGGGTATTGACACGGAGAAGCCGTGTGCGCTTTAGGACTGTGCTGAGCTAGCGTGTTGCCAGGAAGCAAAACCTTCCTCTTGAGCGACATACAAGTTCTCTCCTGTATTTATGCACTTAATGAGTGCCAGttggcaaaagaaaaatatttaaactgcGAAGGTTCGTTTCTACAGAACAGGTGAAAGCCTGCATTTGTAGACAAGAACTGGTTAGCTGCTGTACCCAGCTTACCTTCCTTCCAAGGTTCCCATAGTGTGTGTGGCTTGGCTTGAGAAGCACCGACTCAGCTTTCATCTGAGCTTCATTATTTACTCTACTGTGTGGGTCTCCCATATACACCTATATGGAAGTGTTTAAGATAATACAAATGTTTTGCAAGCTGAATGTGGTAGCTCACATTTGTaatcctgcacttgggaggctaagacagaGGTCATGAGTTAAGTTAGGTCATCCTGGACTGGTGAGACCTCATCAAAAATTAAACTAAGCAGGGTGGAGGTggcacacaccgttaatcccagcacttcagaggcagaggcagggagatctttgtgagtttgaggccagcctgtgttcaAGTCTAGTAATGGTGTTAATCAGCTTCCTAGTGAACTCCAGAActaccagggctacacagagaaaccacatctcagaaaaccaagaaaataaaacttaaaaaatagctCCTGAGGAACAACAAAATTGCCctttggcttacacacacacacacacacacacacacacacacacacacacactcactcttcctcctcccaccccttggttttcaacaaagaaaatgtatgccTGCATTTGAGTACATAAACATAGGATACAGAAACCCAGCAAGTGAGCCCATGTGTTTAACAAATGTCCACAGCACTGAGGAGGATGCAGGGGGCTTTTCTGAGTCCACTTGGTGATGGTGATGTAAGGCTGAAGGAGAAGACCCTTCTTGTCTGTTACTGTTTatcagcacccaggaagctgatTAACACCATTACTAGACTTGAACACATAATAGGTGCCGGTCCTCAGAGCCACCCTTCTCACTTGTGGAGAGAAATAAGTTGAACAATGTGAGTCTTGTGATCTGGTTTGGAATATGAAGAATCCAAATAGAAggcttcagagatggctcagtcaggaaagtgcttgcATGAAGTCTGAATTGGATCCCTAGTGCCCACATTAAAAGAGACAGTGGTGCACATCCCAGTGTACATGAAGCAGAGACATGGGGATCTTGAGAGCAATACAGTAGAAGGATGGCttgggttaagaacactggctgctcttccagaggacctgggtttagttgccagcagccacatggcactTCACAATCATCTGTATTTCCGTTTCTTGTAGAGCTAATTCGTActtggcctccatgagcaccgGGCActcatgtggtatacagacatgtaCATAGGCAAAAAAAGTGGGCATGATGGTGTAATCTGTAATCCAATGCTTGGGacgtagaggcaagaggatcaagagttcatagtgagttcaagcccagattgggctacatgagaccttggagtaaaataaacaaaaccccgaCTCCAATAAAGGAACTCAGGTTCCTGAAGGGTTAATGCCAAGGTTTGGGTAGGAAAGGTAGAGAATGAGTTTTGAATGCCTGTGGTTCCACAAACCAGAGCCTGTTGCATGTTTGGGGCAACTTGTGCTATTTgagcaacaaaataataatagtaggcTTTAATCCATGGAGTAAAATGAGTGAGTGGAATTTGTACAAATAGAAACGAACAAAGGAGTAGGGACAGGTTATTTCCAAATAGAATTCCAGTGCCGGGGAAGAGCACCATTAGGCATATACCATAGTAAATGGTGGTGGGGGTGTCAGAGGGGTGCTAAAATTCCTGCCTGAAGAAGCAGTGTTTGCATTGTCTCAAATTACTTCCCTCCAAATCCTTACCcatttcagagaaaataaagtaCTGTTGTAGTTGAGGCACTTGGCAGACAGAACTTAACTGAACTGATGCAAACTTCCTTAGTAACATGACTTCCTTGAGATGGGCTGCACCCTCAGAAGGTGCATCAGTCTTGTAAATGGTCTAAGCAAGATGCTGCGTACTCCAGCAGTACACATTTAAACTGAGTCAGCTAACTTAAAGGACATTCAGTAAACTGAATCAGTTGCACTCTACTGCAGTGTCAGGATCATGAAGGAATCTAACAGGCTTAAAGAGAGACCAAGGTAGAATCCTAGATAGAACTCTggaacaggaaaacaaagaaagctcTAAATTAAGAGTTGTGATCTGGAAAACATCTGTAGCTAATAATCATTGTGGTGATGTTAATTTCAATTCATGATGTTGTGATCCTAGAAGACATTAGGAGGAGGACGCttaggggagagggagaagttgTATACTCTCGGTGTTATTCTTGCATTTAAGTctaaaagaagtttaaaatgagAAGTTAAAAGATTGGGTCTGGTtagtgtagctcagtagtagagtgcttgcctagcatatatgaaattttgggtttgattcctagcccTGCTAAAGCAACAGGTGTTAAATGTTATATGCTAAGGCTTagggatggatggctcagtggttagacaCTTGCTGCTCTAGACTCTGTTCCTGGTACCTACATAGACACTCACAACTCTGTAGGTCAGGTTCCGAGGGATCcgatgttttcttctgtcttgtagGCACCAAgtacatatggtgcacagacatacatgcaggcattcacacatagaaaataattttttttttggttttttttttttttggtttttcgagacagggtttctctgtatagccctggctgtcctggaactcactctgtagaccaggctggcctcgaactcagaaagctgcctgcctctgcctcccgagtgctgggagaaaataatttttaaaggatattttaagtaaatattgtAGAGAGCATGCTgaccattttatttctgtgtgtctcttgTCAGTGTGAGGAAGGGGCTTTTGGACTATCGGGAAGAAAACATCACAATAGATCGTGCCTGTAGACAAGAAACATTTGCTTATGAAATGGTAAGTCTCAGCTCTTCACCACTGCCCACTCCCAGGGTATGTCATAGATTGTTAGTGACTGAGCATTGCCCACAGAATGGAAGGGACCACCCATCTGACTCCTTTAGCTCTCCGCTGACTTTCCCTTTAGTTCAGTCTCACTGTCAGTTTTAGGCCAAATTCACCTGTCTACCACCCTGTTCCTGGAACTTTTTGTtgctcctgattttattttaacataaagtTTTccgagagggcgtcagattttggaactagctatgtaccaggctaaccttgaattctcAGAGTCGCCtgtctatctcctgagtgctgggattaaaggcatacatcaccgtgccagctttttttttttttttttttttttggtttttcgagacagggtttctctctcactctgtagaccaggctggcctcaaactcagaaatccgcctgcctctgcctcctgagtgctggattaaaggcgtgcgccaccacgcccagctttaaaCTGTATTCTTAATCTGGTGCTTCATGAATGAAACTCAAAGTAGAAATGGCAAGTGTTAAAGAATGAGACCCTAGGAGACATGATGGTTCAGAGACAGTCACATGCCACACCTCTGGCACTTGATAATGTGTAAGGGCAGCTGTTGGCTTCCATCTTTCAGCCTATAGTACAATTACATAACTAAATCCACTTTAACTGGTTATGGttctgcatgcctgtaatctgagcactctCAAGATGGACAGGAAATATCCCTGCAAGTTCCactctagcctggtctacatagcaaggcccTGGGAGGGTCGAATATGGGGATGGAGCACACTCAAAGTACACTATACATTaactttgttgaaaatactgtaaTGAAACCTAGGAtcataatatgaaaataaaaaaatctgttaaaaattaataaaatgaaaacatttttgccTATTTCAAGGGTTCAGTAAAGTGACACTCAGGTTGGCAAGATAGCATTGTAGGCAGAATGCCTGCCACCGGGCCCCATAATTTGTCaactccccagaacccacatggtagagaaaAAGAACTAATCTTCAAAAGTCTTCTGTGGCTTCTCCACTCTCACTGTGGCATGGTTTTTGCACAcatgcacggacacacacacacacacacaagatgtaataaatatttgaggCTATAGTGATGGCTCAAATGGtctgctctaccagaggacctaggtttgattactagcacccacatggtggctaaccgTGGTTTCTCACTCTAGTTCCACGGGGATagatgccctcttatggcctcttCAGGTATTACTTGATACAAAGACACTTGCTGGCAAAGTTCCCATatacatagaaaaaagaaaaaagaaaagaaaaaacaatgtaatacaaatttttttttaaaaaaaagtttaaagcaaGGCATGGTATTGCTCActtttaaatcccagcattcaagaggcaaaaatgggcagatctctgagtctgagtaAATTCTAGGTAGGGCCAcacaatgagacactgtctcagaagtaaaaaggaggggctggacagattgctcagaggttaagagcactgactgctcttccagaggtcctgagttcaaatcccagcaaccacatggtggctcacaaccatctgtaatgggatctgatgccctcttctggtgtgtctgaagacagctacagtgtactcactgGTAACCTCTAGTCTGTGTTCTGTCTGTAtgaaattctattctattctgcATACCTCATGTGAGTGaacttatatatttttctttattttttgcatttttgaagacagggtttttctatatagccccaactgtcctggacctaactctgtagaccaggctggtcttgaattcagaaatcctccttcctctgcctcccaattaaaGGAGGtcccaccaccacccggctacttttttcttttctttctttatttattcattcatttatttattttggtttttcgagacagggtttctctgtgtagtcctggctgtcctggaactctgtagaataggctggcctcgaacttagaaatccaagtgctgggattaaaggtgtgcgccaccatgcccggcacttttttctttttgtatggcTTGTTTAACAAAGTTTAAAGGTTCATGCATGTTTTAGCATGTGTTAGAACTTCATTCTATGGGCAAATGAAATCTTCTGTTACATGAATAcaccatattttatttgttaatatgcTGTTAATTTTTTAGCTGTTTCTACCTtttgattattataaattattgttACTATGTATATTGGAATATAAATAAGTGTTTGGGTTCTATTTTTGTGATATACCTGGGGTGGAACTTGTACGCACTATGATGACTTTGTGCTTATAATTTTATGGGCATATGATGATTCTGTATTAACAATACTGTCTTCCATAAAAagctgcacttttttttttttgtttttttgttttgttttgttttgtttgtcgagacagggtttctctgtgtagccccggctgtcctggaactcactttgtagaccaggctggcctcgaactcagaaatctgcctgcctctgcctcccaagcgctggtattaaaggcgtgcgccaccaccgcccggcaaagCTGCACTTTCTATTCCCATTAATAATTTGTGACGCTTCAGTTTCTCCAGCTCTTTTTCAGTCCATATATTGTTTGTTTAGAATAACCCTAGTAgatatttttcctattttgtaaTTTTGATTTGTCTTCACCTA
Above is a window of Mus pahari chromosome 6, PAHARI_EIJ_v1.1, whole genome shotgun sequence DNA encoding:
- the Snapc3 gene encoding snRNA-activating protein complex subunit 3 isoform X2 — protein: MAEDLQGGGAGGPQHPVPSASHSSFPEYELPELHTRVFHVGSFGELWRGRLGAQDLSLSEPQAAEQPTDGGASNDGFEDAAVASDLGCSLEAAAELRVVCGLDKLRCLGEDEDPEVIPANTDLVTLCVRKGLLDYREENITIDRACRQETFAYEMESHALGKKPENPADMIEEGECILSVNILYPVIFNKHKEHKPYQTMLVLGSQKLTELRDSICCVSDLQIGGEFSNAPDQAPEHISKDLYKSAFFYFEGTFYNDRRYPECRDLSRETVSMLLSSQI